From one Streptomyces sp. Q6 genomic stretch:
- a CDS encoding ATP-binding protein — MQYTILGTTQAHDDGTPVPVGGPRLRALLASLALHVPHAAPTDALIDDVWADDPPADAPAALQALVGRLRRALGKDAITSQAGGYRLAATRDDIDLYVFERLVREGTAALGADDPETAARTLREALALWQGPALADLPDHSAGTRPEAQRLEATRARVSADLRLGRAAELVPELRELTAAHPYDEPLHALLIRALRAAGRGADALAAYEEARRTLADGLGADPGPELVALHAELLAEPAPRATPAPHTASAPRAPSGPSVARPPARTGNLRPRLNSFVGREPELDAIRSDLRGARLVTLTGPGGSGKTRLAEEAAFPAAGAWLVELAPLEDPRAVPGAVVSALDLRETTLITSEMSVSPHDDPTRFLIEHCAQRTLLLILDNCEHVIDAAAELAETLLTHCPGLTILATSREPLGVPGESVRPVEPLPPDPAHRLFTERAATVSPGFDPSQDPQAIAEICRRLDGLPLAIELAAARLRLLTPRQIADRLDDRFRLLTSGSRTVLPRQQTLRAVVDWSWELLDERERTVLCELSVFAGGWDLEAAETVCSPQGAADIVGSLVDKSLLIATPAARGASGMRYRMLETIHEYATERAAETPGLQRDAERRHLAYVRALVAEADPKVRSAEQLPWIQRLETELDNIRAALHRVTSSPDLIDEETAIAVALHMGWFWWLRNYRPEGSEWVEAVIKLMPDRTAPDDPADPLYWPRMNLRLLALFLISESHPHQAVASDEDRAYVDRVRAAFAPPSRMGARFPGIIWPFSLFLTENVRDVRAALDSAVANCRRYGGDWEVGVTLMFRTHTAVDAPGNMRGVDEDLAELRDISRRVGDRWMRAQVLSAAGEADMGRGRFQEAKTEYEEALRLAYEVGAYAETPFLMARLAEIAFRAGEREDAQRILDAASEEAEQYGTKDSEAFAALLRAQLALSDGQVARARELCGISRRVAREGTPPPQFIAALTLVDARSTAAESGPQAGLALLAEALADELLDRCSEAVGAALVDVGAELLARCGDMARAARLFAFSEVLRGGRPRPMPEREECAAVEAEVRASLGAERYLSECAAGAALTRPEVLAELSRR; from the coding sequence GTGCAGTACACGATCCTGGGAACCACGCAGGCACACGACGACGGCACCCCCGTACCCGTAGGGGGGCCGCGGCTGCGTGCCCTGCTCGCGTCCCTGGCCCTGCACGTCCCGCACGCCGCGCCGACCGACGCCCTCATCGACGACGTCTGGGCGGACGATCCGCCCGCCGACGCCCCGGCCGCCCTCCAGGCCCTCGTCGGGCGGCTGCGCCGGGCGCTCGGCAAGGACGCGATCACCTCGCAGGCGGGCGGCTACCGGCTCGCGGCGACCCGCGACGACATCGACCTGTACGTCTTCGAGCGCCTGGTCAGGGAAGGCACCGCGGCCCTCGGCGCGGACGATCCGGAGACGGCCGCCCGCACCCTGCGCGAAGCCCTCGCCCTGTGGCAGGGCCCGGCCCTCGCCGACCTCCCCGACCACAGCGCGGGCACCCGCCCCGAGGCCCAGCGCCTGGAGGCCACCCGCGCGCGCGTGAGCGCCGACCTGCGGCTGGGCCGCGCCGCCGAACTCGTACCGGAACTGCGGGAACTCACCGCGGCCCACCCGTACGACGAGCCGCTGCACGCCCTGCTCATCCGCGCCCTGCGCGCCGCGGGCCGGGGCGCCGACGCGCTCGCCGCGTACGAGGAGGCCCGCCGCACGCTCGCGGACGGCCTCGGCGCCGACCCCGGACCCGAACTCGTCGCGCTGCACGCGGAGTTGCTGGCCGAGCCCGCCCCGCGAGCCACGCCCGCCCCGCACACCGCATCCGCACCCCGGGCCCCCTCCGGACCTTCCGTCGCACGGCCCCCGGCCAGGACCGGCAACCTGCGCCCCCGCCTGAATTCCTTCGTCGGCCGGGAACCCGAACTCGACGCGATCCGTTCCGACTTGCGAGGAGCACGCCTGGTCACGCTCACGGGCCCGGGTGGCTCCGGCAAGACCCGCCTGGCAGAGGAGGCCGCCTTCCCGGCCGCCGGCGCCTGGCTGGTCGAGCTGGCGCCGCTCGAGGACCCGCGGGCGGTCCCGGGCGCGGTCGTCAGCGCACTGGACCTGCGGGAGACGACTCTGATCACGAGCGAGATGTCCGTATCGCCGCACGACGATCCGACCCGGTTCCTCATCGAGCACTGCGCCCAGCGCACCCTGCTCCTGATCCTTGACAACTGCGAGCATGTGATCGACGCGGCAGCCGAGCTGGCGGAGACCCTCCTCACCCACTGCCCGGGCCTCACGATCCTCGCCACCAGCCGCGAACCCCTCGGCGTACCGGGGGAGTCCGTCCGCCCCGTCGAGCCGCTGCCACCGGACCCGGCCCACCGCCTGTTCACCGAGCGGGCCGCCACGGTCAGCCCCGGCTTCGACCCCAGCCAGGATCCACAGGCCATCGCCGAGATCTGCCGCCGCCTCGACGGCCTGCCGCTCGCCATCGAGCTGGCGGCCGCCCGGCTCCGGCTGCTCACGCCCCGCCAGATCGCGGACCGCCTCGACGACCGCTTCCGCCTGCTGACCAGCGGCAGCCGCACCGTGCTGCCCCGCCAGCAGACCCTGCGCGCGGTCGTCGACTGGTCCTGGGAGCTGCTCGACGAGCGCGAGCGCACCGTGCTGTGCGAGCTCTCCGTCTTCGCGGGCGGCTGGGACCTGGAGGCGGCCGAGACGGTCTGCTCCCCGCAGGGCGCCGCCGACATCGTCGGCTCCCTCGTGGACAAGTCCCTGCTGATCGCCACCCCGGCCGCCCGCGGGGCGTCCGGCATGCGCTACCGGATGCTGGAGACCATCCACGAGTACGCCACCGAGCGCGCCGCCGAGACCCCCGGGCTCCAGCGGGACGCCGAGCGCCGCCACCTCGCGTACGTGCGCGCGCTGGTCGCGGAGGCCGACCCCAAGGTGCGCTCCGCCGAACAGCTCCCGTGGATCCAGCGCCTGGAGACGGAGCTGGACAACATCCGCGCGGCCCTGCACCGCGTCACGTCCTCGCCCGACCTGATCGACGAGGAGACGGCGATCGCCGTGGCGCTGCACATGGGCTGGTTCTGGTGGCTGCGCAACTACCGCCCCGAGGGCTCGGAGTGGGTCGAGGCCGTCATCAAGCTGATGCCGGACCGCACGGCTCCGGACGACCCGGCGGACCCGCTGTACTGGCCCCGGATGAATCTGCGGCTGCTCGCCCTGTTCCTGATCTCCGAGTCGCATCCCCATCAGGCCGTCGCCAGTGACGAGGACCGCGCGTACGTGGACCGTGTGCGCGCCGCCTTCGCGCCCCCCAGCCGCATGGGCGCCCGGTTCCCGGGGATCATCTGGCCCTTCTCGCTCTTCCTCACGGAGAACGTGCGGGACGTGCGCGCGGCGCTGGACTCCGCCGTCGCCAACTGCCGCCGCTACGGCGGCGACTGGGAGGTCGGCGTCACCCTCATGTTCCGTACGCACACGGCGGTCGACGCGCCGGGCAACATGCGGGGGGTGGACGAGGACCTCGCCGAGCTGCGGGACATCAGCCGGCGGGTGGGCGACCGCTGGATGCGGGCGCAGGTACTCAGCGCCGCGGGCGAGGCCGACATGGGGCGCGGCCGCTTCCAGGAGGCGAAGACCGAGTACGAGGAGGCGCTGCGGCTCGCCTACGAGGTGGGGGCGTACGCCGAGACGCCGTTCCTGATGGCGCGCCTCGCCGAGATCGCCTTCCGCGCGGGCGAGCGGGAGGACGCGCAGCGGATCCTCGACGCGGCGAGCGAGGAGGCGGAGCAGTACGGGACCAAGGACAGCGAGGCGTTCGCCGCGCTGCTGCGGGCCCAACTCGCCCTTTCCGACGGGCAGGTGGCCCGCGCGCGCGAGCTGTGCGGGATCTCCCGCAGGGTGGCCCGCGAGGGCACACCGCCGCCGCAGTTCATCGCGGCGCTCACCTTGGTCGACGCGCGGTCCACGGCCGCCGAGTCGGGTCCGCAGGCCGGTCTCGCGCTCCTCGCCGAGGCGCTGGCGGACGAGCTCCTCGACCGCTGTTCGGAGGCGGTCGGCGCGGCCCTGGTGGACGTCGGCGCCGAACTCCTGGCCCGCTGCGGCGACATGGCGCGCGCGGCACGCCTGTTCGCGTTCTCGGAGGTGCTCCGCGGGGGCCGGCCGCGGCCCATGCCGGAGCGCGAGGAGTGCGCCGCCGTCGAGGCCGAGGTGCGGGCCTCCCTCGGTGCCGAGCGGTACCTGTCCGAGTGCGCGGCGGGCGCCGCCCTCACCAGGCCCGAGGTCCTGGCCGAGCTCAGCCGCAGGTGA
- a CDS encoding MFS transporter, whose translation MSREQRGPNEKLGTVLALAGISNAGLARRVNDLGAQRGLTLRYDKTSVARWVSKGMVPQGAAPHLIAAAIGQKLGRPVPLHEIGLADADPAPEVGLAFPRDVQAAVRSATELYRLDLAGRRAGSGGIWQSLAGSFAVSAYATPASRWLITPADSSVAREPHHVVEGAEEAPQKVQKVGHSDVQKLREAAQDARRWDSKYGGGDWRSSMVPECLRVEAAPLLLGSYSDDVGRSLFGATAELTRLAGWMAFDTGQQEAAQRYYIQALRLARAAADVPLGGYVLASMSLQATYRGFGDEGVDLAQAAIERNRGLATARTMSFFRLIEARAHARAGDAHAAGAALRAAEGWLERARDGDSDPSWLGFYSYDRFAADAAECYRDLKAPRQVRRFTEQALSKPTEEFVRSHGLRLVVSAVAELESGNLDAACEQGTRALEVAGRISSARTTEYVRDLLHRLEPYGDEPRVVELRERARPLLMAPA comes from the coding sequence ATGTCCAGGGAGCAACGCGGGCCGAACGAGAAACTCGGCACCGTTCTCGCCCTCGCGGGAATCAGCAACGCAGGACTCGCACGCCGCGTCAACGACCTTGGCGCCCAACGCGGGTTGACACTTCGCTACGACAAGACGTCGGTGGCGCGCTGGGTGTCGAAGGGCATGGTGCCGCAGGGCGCTGCCCCGCACCTGATCGCCGCCGCCATCGGCCAGAAGCTCGGCAGGCCGGTGCCGCTGCACGAGATCGGCCTCGCCGACGCGGATCCCGCGCCCGAGGTGGGTCTCGCGTTCCCGCGCGACGTCCAGGCCGCGGTGCGGTCGGCGACCGAGCTGTACCGGCTCGACCTCGCCGGGCGCCGGGCGGGCAGCGGCGGGATCTGGCAGTCGCTGGCCGGTTCCTTCGCGGTGAGCGCCTACGCGACCCCCGCCTCCCGGTGGCTGATAACGCCGGCCGACTCGTCGGTCGCGCGGGAGCCGCACCATGTGGTGGAGGGCGCCGAGGAGGCGCCCCAGAAGGTCCAGAAGGTCGGCCACAGCGATGTGCAGAAGCTGCGCGAGGCCGCCCAGGACGCACGGCGCTGGGACTCCAAGTACGGGGGCGGTGACTGGCGTTCGTCGATGGTGCCGGAGTGCCTGCGGGTCGAGGCGGCCCCGCTGCTCCTCGGCTCGTACTCGGACGACGTCGGCCGTTCGCTCTTCGGGGCGACGGCCGAACTGACGCGGCTCGCGGGCTGGATGGCGTTCGACACCGGGCAGCAGGAGGCCGCGCAGCGGTACTACATCCAGGCGCTCAGGCTGGCGCGGGCCGCGGCCGACGTGCCGCTCGGCGGCTATGTGCTCGCCTCCATGTCGCTCCAGGCCACCTACCGCGGGTTCGGGGACGAGGGCGTCGACCTCGCGCAGGCCGCGATCGAGCGCAACCGGGGGCTCGCGACCGCCAGGACCATGAGCTTCTTCCGGCTCATCGAGGCACGCGCGCACGCACGCGCCGGTGACGCGCACGCGGCGGGTGCGGCGCTGCGGGCCGCCGAGGGCTGGCTGGAGCGGGCACGGGACGGCGACAGCGACCCCTCCTGGCTCGGCTTCTACTCCTACGACCGCTTCGCGGCGGACGCGGCCGAGTGCTACCGCGACCTGAAGGCACCGCGACAGGTGCGCCGCTTCACCGAGCAGGCGCTGTCGAAGCCGACGGAGGAGTTCGTGCGCTCGCACGGCCTGCGGCTCGTGGTGTCGGCCGTCGCCGAGCTGGAGTCGGGGAACCTGGACGCGGCCTGCGAGCAGGGCACCCGGGCGCTGGAGGTGGCCGGACGGATCTCGTCCGCGCGGACCACGGAGTACGTACGGGACCTGCTGCACCGCCTGGAGCCGTACGGGGACGAGCCGCGGGTGGTGGAGCTGCGCGAGCGGGCGCGGCCCCTGCTGATGGCTCCGGCGTAG
- the lhgO gene encoding L-2-hydroxyglutarate oxidase: MGTAAYDGDVLVVGGGIVGLSTAYAVSRAAPGTRVVVLEKEAGPARHQTGRNSGVIHSGIYYRPGSLKARFAVRGAAEMVKFCAEYGVPHEVTGKLIVATGRDELPRLHALVQRGRENGIPVRELGPAQIQEYEPEVRGLAAIHVGTTGIADYRAVAERLAESSGADIRYGADVVQIDRRAGLGVAVRTAAGEIVRGRVLVNCAGLQCDRVARLTGDDPKMRIVPFRGEYYELARPELVRGLVYPVPDPAFPFLGVHLTRGIDGGVHVGPNAVPALAREGYRWSVVRPGELAGTLAWPGSWRIARQHWRYGAGELRRSASKRAFTDAVRRLVPAVDPQDMVRADAGVRAQAVLRDGTLVDDFLIREGERAVHVLNAPSPAATASLPIGREVARRALALL; the protein is encoded by the coding sequence GTGGGGACGGCTGCGTATGACGGGGACGTGCTGGTGGTCGGCGGGGGGATCGTCGGGCTCTCCACCGCCTATGCCGTCTCGCGGGCCGCGCCGGGGACGCGGGTCGTCGTCCTGGAGAAGGAGGCCGGGCCCGCCCGGCACCAGACCGGGCGCAACAGCGGTGTGATCCACAGCGGGATCTACTACCGGCCCGGGTCGCTCAAGGCGCGGTTCGCGGTGCGCGGAGCGGCCGAGATGGTCAAGTTCTGCGCCGAGTACGGGGTGCCGCACGAGGTCACGGGGAAGCTGATCGTCGCCACCGGGCGCGACGAGCTGCCGCGCCTGCACGCCCTCGTCCAGCGCGGCAGGGAGAACGGTATTCCGGTGCGGGAGCTGGGCCCCGCGCAGATCCAGGAGTACGAGCCCGAGGTGCGCGGGCTCGCCGCCATCCATGTCGGCACGACCGGTATCGCGGACTATCGCGCCGTCGCCGAGCGGCTCGCCGAGTCGTCCGGGGCGGACATCCGCTACGGGGCCGACGTGGTGCAGATCGACCGGCGGGCCGGGCTCGGCGTGGCCGTGCGGACGGCTGCCGGGGAGATCGTCCGGGGCCGGGTCCTGGTGAACTGCGCCGGGTTGCAGTGCGACCGGGTCGCGCGCCTGACCGGGGACGACCCGAAGATGCGGATCGTTCCGTTCCGGGGCGAGTACTACGAGCTGGCCCGGCCCGAGCTGGTGCGGGGCCTGGTGTACCCGGTGCCGGACCCGGCGTTCCCCTTTCTCGGCGTGCACCTCACGCGCGGCATCGACGGCGGCGTCCACGTGGGACCGAACGCGGTACCGGCGCTGGCCCGCGAGGGCTACCGCTGGAGTGTCGTACGCCCCGGCGAGCTGGCCGGGACGCTGGCGTGGCCGGGGTCGTGGCGGATAGCGCGGCAGCACTGGCGGTACGGGGCGGGAGAGCTCAGGCGCTCCGCTTCCAAGCGGGCGTTCACGGACGCGGTGCGCAGGCTGGTGCCGGCGGTCGATCCGCAGGACATGGTCCGCGCCGACGCGGGGGTCAGGGCGCAGGCGGTGCTCCGGGACGGGACGCTGGTGGACGACTTCCTGATCCGGGAGGGGGAGCGCGCGGTCCATGTGCTGAACGCGCCCTCTCCGGCGGCCACGGCGTCCTTGCCCATCGGCCGGGAGGTCGCGCGACGGGCCCTGGCCCTGCTGTGA
- the trmB gene encoding tRNA (guanosine(46)-N7)-methyltransferase TrmB, producing the protein MPVRPNEPRFPDGPKPDPAGSHFERRIRSFQPRRSRVTTAQADALQRLWPKWGLDIDGQRVLDLPGMFSGVERIVLEIGFGMGEATVQMAADDPSTGILAVDVHTPGQGNLLNLADQAGLTNVRVANGDAIILLRAMLPDDSLDGLRVYFPDPWPKKRHVKRRLIQPEFLSLVAGPLKPGALVHCATDWEDYAEQMLDVLTAHPDYANTIADGGYAPRPDFRPLTRFEGKGLDKQHVVHDLLFRRR; encoded by the coding sequence GTGCCCGTCCGCCCCAATGAGCCCCGGTTCCCCGACGGGCCCAAGCCCGATCCCGCCGGGTCGCACTTCGAGCGGCGGATCCGGAGTTTCCAGCCGCGCCGCAGCCGGGTCACCACCGCACAGGCCGACGCGCTGCAACGGCTGTGGCCCAAGTGGGGCCTGGACATCGACGGGCAGCGGGTCCTCGACCTGCCCGGGATGTTCTCCGGCGTCGAGCGGATCGTCCTGGAGATCGGCTTCGGCATGGGCGAGGCCACGGTCCAGATGGCGGCCGACGACCCGTCGACCGGCATCCTCGCCGTCGACGTGCACACGCCGGGCCAGGGCAACCTCCTGAACCTCGCGGACCAGGCCGGCCTCACCAACGTACGGGTGGCGAACGGCGACGCGATCATCCTGCTGCGCGCGATGCTCCCCGATGACAGCCTCGACGGGCTGCGCGTCTACTTCCCCGACCCCTGGCCCAAGAAGCGCCACGTCAAGCGGCGGCTGATCCAGCCGGAGTTCCTCTCCCTGGTGGCCGGGCCGCTCAAGCCGGGCGCCCTCGTGCACTGCGCGACGGACTGGGAGGACTACGCCGAGCAGATGCTCGACGTGCTCACCGCCCACCCCGACTACGCGAACACGATCGCCGACGGCGGCTACGCGCCCCGCCCCGATTTCCGCCCGCTGACCCGTTTCGAGGGCAAGGGTCTGGACAAGCAGCATGTAGTGCACGACCTGCTGTTCAGGCGCCGCTGA
- a CDS encoding PrsW family intramembrane metalloprotease gives MDPYPAYPHHQDPAPGGAVPHPRWWERKGVRVTALATLLALSGVVILALVREQTGTEGFLVGLGLAVLPVPLLIAAFRWLDRVRPGPWRNVIFSFAWGACAAALIAIVANSFATRWIETATADPSRADTLGATVIAPIVEESAKAAAVLLVFLFRRRDFHGIVDGVVIAGVTATGFAFTENILYLGNAFGTDQLTGTGPGLSSVTAATFFVRIVMSPFAHPLFTVLTGIGFGIASVMAPDRGRARRLLLPLGGLLAAMGMHAFWNGSSSLGEYGFFAVYAAFMVPVFGLLTWLAVFVRQRELRAVRQELPAYVAAGWLAPPEPFALGSLKARRLAREYAAHYGGRTAAAAVAEYESYATTLALLRHRGRRGRAGADYVVRERQLLDALWERRGYARAALAYGSRAAAPVWLPPVYAGPALTHGPAYNPYRY, from the coding sequence GTGGACCCGTACCCCGCCTATCCGCACCACCAGGACCCCGCCCCCGGCGGCGCGGTCCCGCATCCGCGGTGGTGGGAGCGGAAGGGCGTGCGGGTCACCGCGCTCGCGACCCTGCTCGCGCTGTCCGGGGTCGTCATCCTCGCCCTCGTACGCGAACAGACCGGCACCGAAGGGTTCCTGGTCGGGCTCGGGCTGGCCGTGCTGCCCGTCCCGCTGCTCATAGCCGCGTTCCGCTGGCTGGACCGGGTGCGGCCCGGACCCTGGCGGAACGTGATCTTCTCCTTCGCCTGGGGCGCCTGCGCGGCCGCCCTGATAGCGATCGTCGCCAACAGCTTCGCGACCCGGTGGATCGAGACCGCCACCGCCGACCCGTCCCGCGCCGACACCCTCGGCGCGACCGTCATCGCCCCGATCGTCGAGGAGTCCGCGAAGGCTGCGGCCGTGCTGCTCGTCTTCCTCTTCCGCAGACGGGACTTCCACGGGATCGTCGACGGGGTCGTCATCGCCGGCGTCACCGCGACCGGCTTCGCGTTCACCGAGAACATCCTCTATCTCGGCAACGCCTTCGGCACCGACCAGCTCACGGGCACGGGCCCCGGGCTCAGCTCGGTCACCGCCGCGACGTTCTTCGTCCGCATCGTCATGTCGCCGTTCGCGCACCCGCTGTTCACGGTGCTCACCGGTATCGGCTTCGGCATCGCGTCCGTCATGGCGCCCGACCGCGGCCGGGCCCGCCGCCTGCTGCTCCCGCTCGGCGGGCTGCTGGCCGCGATGGGCATGCACGCCTTCTGGAACGGCTCGTCGTCGCTCGGCGAGTACGGATTCTTCGCCGTGTACGCGGCCTTCATGGTGCCGGTGTTCGGCCTGCTGACCTGGCTCGCGGTCTTCGTCCGCCAGCGCGAACTGCGCGCCGTGCGGCAGGAGCTGCCCGCGTACGTCGCGGCGGGCTGGCTGGCACCGCCCGAGCCGTTCGCCCTCGGCTCGCTCAAGGCGCGGCGCCTGGCGCGGGAGTACGCCGCGCACTACGGCGGCCGGACGGCGGCCGCGGCGGTCGCCGAGTACGAGTCGTACGCGACGACGCTCGCGCTGCTCCGCCACCGCGGCCGCAGGGGCCGGGCCGGCGCCGACTACGTCGTACGGGAACGGCAGTTGCTGGACGCGCTGTGGGAGCGGCGCGGCTACGCGCGGGCCGCGCTCGCGTACGGGTCACGGGCGGCGGCCCCGGTGTGGCTGCCGCCGGTGTACGCGGGCCCGGCGCTGACGCACGGCCCCGCGTACAACCCGTACCGGTACTGA
- a CDS encoding aldo/keto reductase: MTSLRKLGSSDLEVFPLSLGGNVFGWTADEATSFAVLDAYVAGGGNFIDTADSYSAWVDGNEGGESETIIGKWLASRGHRDDLVVATKVARHPDFKGLRGANIKAAADASLKRLGTDHIDLYYTHFDDDETIPVEEIIGALDELVKAGKVRNIAASNISPARLQESLDFSDREGVARYVAIQPHYNLVSRDTYEGARQDIASRAGLGAVPYYALASGFLTGKYRPGATVDSARAAGAGQHLETERGRKVLAALDEVAQAHGAEIATVALAWLAAQPTVAAPIASARVVEQLPALLAVADLELTDAEVRSLTAASA; encoded by the coding sequence ATGACTTCTCTTCGCAAGCTCGGCTCCTCGGACCTCGAGGTCTTCCCCCTCTCCCTCGGCGGCAACGTCTTCGGCTGGACCGCCGACGAGGCCACCTCGTTCGCGGTGCTCGACGCGTACGTCGCCGGGGGCGGCAACTTCATCGACACCGCGGACTCGTACTCGGCCTGGGTCGACGGCAACGAGGGCGGCGAGTCGGAGACCATCATCGGCAAGTGGCTCGCCTCCCGCGGCCACCGCGACGACCTCGTCGTCGCGACCAAGGTCGCCCGCCACCCCGACTTCAAGGGCCTGCGCGGCGCGAACATCAAGGCCGCCGCCGACGCCTCCCTCAAGCGCCTGGGCACCGACCACATCGACCTGTACTACACGCACTTCGACGACGACGAGACGATCCCCGTCGAGGAGATCATCGGCGCGCTCGACGAGCTGGTGAAGGCGGGCAAGGTGCGCAACATCGCCGCTTCCAACATCTCGCCCGCGCGGCTCCAGGAGTCCCTCGACTTCTCCGACCGCGAGGGCGTCGCCCGCTACGTCGCCATCCAGCCGCACTACAACCTCGTCTCGCGCGACACGTACGAGGGCGCCCGCCAGGACATCGCCTCGCGCGCCGGCCTCGGCGCCGTCCCGTACTACGCGCTCGCGTCGGGCTTCCTGACCGGCAAGTACCGTCCGGGCGCCACCGTCGACAGCGCGCGGGCCGCCGGTGCCGGCCAGCACCTGGAGACCGAGCGCGGCCGCAAGGTGCTCGCCGCCCTCGACGAGGTCGCGCAGGCCCACGGCGCCGAGATCGCCACGGTCGCCCTGGCCTGGCTCGCCGCGCAGCCCACCGTGGCCGCGCCGATCGCCTCGGCCCGCGTCGTGGAGCAGCTCCCCGCGCTGCTCGCGGTCGCGGACCTGGAGCTGACCGACGCCGAGGTCCGGTCGCTGACGGCGGCTTCCGCGTAG
- a CDS encoding M23 family metallopeptidase, translating into MASNRPAPEAPTFSYGSAEAPAFGVEQESWEEWNPTEESVRPVRGKHRVARQRGGLARSSTVLGVGVIAAVGAGGIATAQGGKPAVQISMPDLSAVKDSLPEAKSLPGVGALISDDSDTTPAAAAAPLTTMGTGSGQSDAGETLRARIMQQAETQQDAADAAQKQAAEEAAARQAAEEAAEKQKAAETKAAAEKKAAEEEARKKAEAERLAKLAKSYKIPVASYTLTGTFGQPGAMWSSGYHTGLDFAAPTGTPIYAIHSGTITEAGWNTAYGYRTVLTLDDGTELWFCHQSSMNVTVGQKVTTGDVIGRVGATGNVTGPHLHLEVHPGGQATGIDPAAWLRGKGLTL; encoded by the coding sequence GTGGCGTCGAACCGGCCTGCCCCCGAGGCCCCCACGTTCTCCTACGGCTCCGCCGAAGCACCCGCTTTCGGCGTCGAGCAGGAGAGCTGGGAGGAGTGGAACCCCACCGAGGAGTCCGTCCGCCCCGTCCGCGGCAAGCACCGCGTCGCACGGCAGCGCGGCGGACTCGCCCGCAGCTCCACGGTCCTCGGCGTCGGCGTGATCGCCGCTGTCGGCGCGGGCGGCATCGCCACCGCGCAGGGCGGCAAGCCCGCGGTCCAGATCTCCATGCCCGACCTCTCGGCCGTCAAGGACTCGCTGCCGGAGGCCAAGTCGCTGCCCGGCGTGGGCGCGCTGATATCCGACGACTCCGACACCACCCCGGCCGCCGCGGCCGCCCCGCTCACCACCATGGGCACCGGCAGCGGACAGTCGGACGCCGGCGAGACGCTGCGCGCCCGCATCATGCAGCAGGCCGAGACGCAGCAGGACGCCGCCGACGCCGCCCAGAAGCAGGCCGCCGAAGAGGCCGCCGCGCGGCAGGCCGCCGAGGAAGCCGCCGAGAAGCAGAAGGCCGCCGAGACCAAGGCCGCCGCCGAGAAGAAGGCGGCCGAGGAGGAGGCGCGCAAGAAGGCCGAGGCCGAGCGCCTCGCCAAGCTCGCCAAGAGCTACAAGATCCCTGTCGCCTCCTACACGCTCACCGGCACGTTCGGGCAGCCCGGCGCCATGTGGTCCTCCGGCTACCACACGGGTCTGGACTTCGCCGCTCCCACAGGTACCCCGATCTACGCCATCCACTCCGGCACCATCACCGAGGCCGGCTGGAACACCGCGTACGGCTACCGCACGGTCCTCACCCTCGACGACGGCACCGAGCTGTGGTTCTGCCACCAGTCGTCGATGAACGTCACGGTGGGCCAGAAGGTCACCACCGGCGACGTCATCGGCCGCGTGGGCGCCACCGGCAATGTCACCGGGCCCCACCTGCACCTGGAGGTCCACCCCGGCGGGCAGGCCACCGGCATCGATCCGGCCGCCTGGCTGCGCGGCAAGGGCCTCACCCTCTGA